TATCGGACGGCCGAATGTCGGCAAGTCCACGCTGTTTAATCGTCTGGTCGGCAAACGCCTGGCCCTGGTCGACGACACACCTGGTGTGACGCGCGATCGGCGGCCGGGCGATGCCCGTCTGGGGGACCTGCGTTTCACCATCATCGACACGGCCGGTCTGGAAGACGCGGACAAGGCCTCCCTGGAAGGCCGGATGCGGCGCCAGACGGAAGAGGCGATTGAAACCGCGGACGCCGTTCTTTTTGTGATTGACGCGCGCGCCGGCATCACGCCGCTCGACGCTCATTTTGCCGAGGTGGCGCGCAAGACGACGCGGCCGGTCATCCTTCTTGCCAACAAGGCAGAGGGCCGGGCAGGGGAAAGCGGTCTCTATGAATCCTATTCCCTCGGCCTTGGCGAGCCGATCGCGATCTCTGCAGAACATGGCGAAGGCCTTGCCGATCTTTATGACGCGTTGAAGCCGCATGTGGATCGCGTTTCTGAAGAGGAAGATGCCAGACGCGAAGAAGCCGTCACCAATGTCGATGTCGACGAGGATGGCGAGATCGTCGAGGACGAGGATCCGGTGGGAACGTCCGACCGGCCATTGAGGGTTGCCATTGTCGGCCGGCCGAATGCGGGCAAATCCACGCTGATCAATCGCATGCTGGGCGAGGACCGCATGCTGACCGGTCCGGAAGCGGGTATCACGCGCGATTCCATTTCCGTCGACTGGTCCTGGCGGGACCGTCACATCAAGCTGTTTGACACCGCCGGCATCCGCAAGAAGGCACGCGTGCAGGAGAAGCTGGAAAAGCTCTCCGTCGCCGACGCCTTGCGTGCCATCAAGTTTGCTGAAGTGGTGGTCAT
This genomic interval from Labrenzia sp. VG12 contains the following:
- the der gene encoding ribosome biogenesis GTPase Der; the encoded protein is MGATVAIIGRPNVGKSTLFNRLVGKRLALVDDTPGVTRDRRPGDARLGDLRFTIIDTAGLEDADKASLEGRMRRQTEEAIETADAVLFVIDARAGITPLDAHFAEVARKTTRPVILLANKAEGRAGESGLYESYSLGLGEPIAISAEHGEGLADLYDALKPHVDRVSEEEDARREEAVTNVDVDEDGEIVEDEDPVGTSDRPLRVAIVGRPNAGKSTLINRMLGEDRMLTGPEAGITRDSISVDWSWRDRHIKLFDTAGIRKKARVQEKLEKLSVADALRAIKFAEVVVITLDATMSFEKQDLQIIDLVAREGRALVIAINKWDLIEDREAAWKKIRDANERYFNQIRGVRIATLSGLQGQGIDRLVESVFDAYEAWNARVSTAKLNRWLDRVTVNHPPPAVAGRRVRLRYMTQPKTRPPHFVAFCSRPEQLPESYTRYLVNSLREKFNIQGTPIRLSYRKGDNPYAPRKKRKIQ